The genomic DNA CAAACTATTACTTGTATATGAAacgaatgaaaatgaaaatcagcTTTTTTGAAAATCACGTGTTTGAGTTGGAATATTCAGACTTattattctcacacacacattcctacTCTCCTGCTGTTTTCCAGCTTTTCATGTTTGACCTTTAGCTAAGAGTGTTGATGAGCTCCAGGGTGCAGAGAGATACTGACTTCACGGGTTGATCGTGATTCTTCGTGGTTTATTCGTCACAGAGCTGATGAGATTAACGCTGCCGTTTCTTTCTGTTATACTGTCTATCCCTCAAACAGCTGACCTCTACAAACCTTGGATTATTTGGTGCTTTAAAAAGAAGCAGGTGAGATAGTCAAGACCTTTTCTGAAGAGCAGAAGTGCTGATGATGTGACATCGTACTACATTTCAGTTAAGCTTACTCAAAACTTCACATGAAGCCGAAGCACTCATTCACACCTGCTTGTagcaattttacaaaaaaaaattacaaaacgACTGGGAAACACTTCCTGTGTTTAATGTCTGGCACAGTTCTGCATGAAGTCAACATTTCCCGACAGTGATGATAAAATGCGCTGACATAAAGAACAATGCTAACTCGCCATTTTAATTTGaccttttatttatgttttggttGGTTTTCTATGCCTACAACAGTCACATGCATGGTTAGATTCTGTCTCTTCGTTCACAGATAAACTGACCTGGTGTCAAATGATACACTTGTGTTATTTTCAGAGATTAAAGGCTGTTCAGAAAGGCCAGGTTGGTAACTTACCCCATGTTCTTGATGATGAAAAATGAGTTTACTCAAGCATCACCTGCTTGCACGAACATGGCACTTACCAGCTTCCTAGCCTCATCTTACCTGCCTCAGTCTCCTTCTCTACCACTTTTCTCTTTCACCCTTTGCAATATGCACTCCCTCAGTAGACCAGAAACAAAAATACCTTGTTCTTCCTGTGGGGTCTCCTGAATGTAGGCCATTCGTTTGCAACAATTTTCAAAGGGCCAtagtttttttagaaataacaTTGATTCACaatttcattccttttttttttcaattcagaAATTCTAAATACCTTTACTGTATTTTGTCACTTTGttaataagataaataatacTAAGTTAGCCTGACAAGCTGCTGTAGACTGTGCAAGTTCACATGATGCATGAAGAGCATTCCTCTACTGAGGAGATACAATGTGTACAATAGTGCTTGGAAGTTTAAATATTCAGTTGTGCAAGATTAACACTTACTATAATAGtcttttaaagtcattaaactGTGTTTGGCTCTGTGCATATCCCCGCCTGAGAGGAATGTCACATGCAGTTCATTGGCCTGCTGCTGAAAAAGATGAAACTGGTTGTAAAAACTATTGATTTGGATTGTAACAGGACACTGCCAGGGAAAAGTTGCCCCCCTTCAGTGGGTTAAACAGCCACGTTGGCCAGTCTCGGGTCCGAGTCCTGCTCGTAGCGGTAGTGGTAGACCTCCATCTGGTCCCGACACGCCTCTCTGATGTTGTTGAGCCACCGTTTGATGCCTCCCCGGTTCAGATACAGCACCATAAGAAACACCACCCCGATCAGAGCCAACACCAGACCGAGGAACACGTATGAAACCGCCTCGAGGTTCTCGTTCATACAATCCACGTCCTCTTCCCGGAGCTTCTCCACAGGAACCCCCTTCTTGGTCTCCGGCTCGCTGCACAGGAGACGCCCTGCATCCGGGCACTGGGATGAGTTCTTCAACCAGTAGTAAAACGCCTCAAGTTCACAGTTGCAACGAAAAGGGTTTAACGCCAAGTAGACGCGCACGCGCTTCTGCTGGTACAAAATGGTAACATTTCCCGCCCCTATGCTCTCTATTGAGTTATTTATGAGAACTAATGCGTGGAGATTATGCAAATCTAATCGCACCAAGGGAATTGACTTCAGCGCGTTTCCTGCTAACTCCAGTCTGTGGAGGTTGAGCAAACTTTGAGTGTTGAGCGCACCTGAGAGCTGCTCCGTGGCCTGCGGTAAAACAGAGTGGTTTAGGTAAAGAGAGCGAAGCTCCAGTAACCCGTGGAAAGCCCTGGCTGAGATCAACTCCAGCCGGTTGTGGCTCAGATCCAGCACATGCAACCGGGGAAGTCCCAGGAAGGCGTAAGGTTCAATAGCCTGTATCCCGTTATAGGACAGTGAGAGTGTCGTCATTTGCAACTCCGTCCCGTTGCTCATGAACGCACCACGCTGTAAAGTTGAAATGTTTCTCCCCTTGAGTATCAAGGTGGACGTCCACTCCGGTATGTCTCCCGGCACCTCGGTGTCCTCCCCATCACGGCAGGTCACTGTCCCCGAGTCTTTGGCACAGATGCAGGACGACGGGCAAGTATGATCCGTCCTGACaggagaaaacaacaaacacgcCACTGCTGCGTAATACAAACGCCACTGATTCCAAATAgagaaaagacactttgaaCTGTCGGCACTGTAAAATATCCACATCTTCTCCCTCATTTAAGTCTCAAAGCAGGTCTGTTGCAAAGAAGGTGACCGACTACAGTCCTATGTGGCATGTAAAGTCGATTCAGTCCGGCTTCGGTTACTTTGAACCAtaagaatagaaaaagaaaatacacgCTCTTTCCACAGTCACCTCGGTGCTCTGTGTGGTTCTGTCCGGAGGAAAAAACGAGTTTTCTTTGGGATGTTTACGCATCGGTACGGTGGACAGCAGCCGAGTGTGGCTGTGTGAAAAGCTGCAGATATGCGCTCCCTTGGTGGTATTTTTGACGCCTgtcactgagagagagagagagaggagagagaaaagagagggagagtagagagagagagagagatgctagTGACAATATAAGCATCCTACTCCCAAATCATCCTAGTTATTAATTTCTAGATAGGATTAGTACACAGGGACATTtaattgaaatatataaaatttattaagtttttattaaaaaaagttattaagagcaaaacattttttattttcaccttATGTTGCAGAAAGACTCTTGAGTTATTGttacaaaaaaacccaaccaaACCCCATCTTCCCAGTTTGAACGACATATTAGCTCATTTATCATGAATTAAGCCTGAATGGTTGCAAGACAATTAAACTCCAAAAGGTTTTGTTGTTTCCTTTCCATGCAACGTTTCCATCATTACAGTCTTAATTTATGGCAGCTTATGTTTGTTGCAAATCAGTTGCTGTAATTACGTGCGTGCAGTGGAGCCTGTTTTATGGGGCCTTTTGTCAATTCTTT from Anoplopoma fimbria isolate UVic2021 breed Golden Eagle Sablefish chromosome 24, Afim_UVic_2022, whole genome shotgun sequence includes the following:
- the waif2 gene encoding wnt-activated inhibitory factor 2, which codes for MREKMWIFYSADSSKCLFSIWNQWRLYYAAVACLLFSPVRTDHTCPSSCICAKDSGTVTCRDGEDTEVPGDIPEWTSTLILKGRNISTLQRGAFMSNGTELQMTTLSLSYNGIQAIEPYAFLGLPRLHVLDLSHNRLELISARAFHGLLELRSLYLNHSVLPQATEQLSGALNTQSLLNLHRLELAGNALKSIPLVRLDLHNLHALVLINNSIESIGAGNVTILYQQKRVRVYLALNPFRCNCELEAFYYWLKNSSQCPDAGRLLCSEPETKKGVPVEKLREEDVDCMNENLEAVSYVFLGLVLALIGVVFLMVLYLNRGGIKRWLNNIREACRDQMEVYHYRYEQDSDPRLANVAV